One part of the Vicia villosa cultivar HV-30 ecotype Madison, WI linkage group LG6, Vvil1.0, whole genome shotgun sequence genome encodes these proteins:
- the LOC131609241 gene encoding G-type lectin S-receptor-like serine/threonine-protein kinase At1g11300, with the protein MDFSYCAYLFSVLLVLYFYLLHVSVGIDTITSSQYINIKGNETLISKDGNFTLGVFSPKNSTKRYVGIWWKSQSTVIWVANRNQPLNDSNGIITISEDGNLVVLNGQEQVIWTSNVSNIASNTRSEFSDFGNLVLLESTTGNVLWQSIHQPSDTLLPYMKLSTNKKTGKSIKLKSWKSPTDPSVGNFSCSTVERLHIIEAFILNGTRPYWRSGPWNGRVLTGIQTMSVAYFFGFQGGDDGEGNINVYYTISNDESFLIYRLSSQGKLEETVWDDEKKEMQVTWTNRESECDVYGICGAFASCNSLSSPICSCLRGFEPRNIQEWNKHNWTGGCVRRTPLQCERAINKTTSTKEDVFLKLQKVKVPDFAEGLAVPQEMCISLCLSNCSCTAYSFADGIGCMSWTGNLLDIHQLQDGGLDLYVRAAYAELDQRKNKTIIIISTVIIGTFIIVICAYIMWRRPSNQPAKLWLLTKSARKKNNKSFQLFNKGGSPEGYASDHVIGEMSQVKLQELVMFDFEKLASATDNFHLSNKLGQGGFGPVYKGKLQDGREIAVKRLSRASGQGLEEFMNEVVLICKLQHRNLVRLVGCCIEGDEKMLMYEYMPNKSLDAFIFDPSKNNLLNWSTRYGIIEGIARGLLYLHRDSRLRIIHRDLKASNVLLDEELNPKISDFGMARIFGGGVDQANTSRIVGTYGYMFPEYAMQGLFSEKSDVFSFGVLLLEILTGRRNSSFCDNERSLSLIGFVWMQWMENNILSLIDREIYDPSHHSYILRYIHIALLCVQELAVDRPTMAAVIYMLNSEAALLPPSKPAFILMENMLNSKRPEECQSVSSINNASITEIRGR; encoded by the exons ATGGATTTCAGCTACTGTGCATATTTGTTCTCTGTTTTGTTGGTTTTGTATTTCTATTTGTTACATGTTAGTGTTGGTATAGACACCATCACATCGTCTCAATATATCAATATTAAGGGCAATGAAACTCTAATCTCCAAAGATGGTAACTTCACGTTGGGAGTTTTTAGCCCTAAAAACTCTACAAAACGATACGTTGGAATTTGGTGGAAGTCTCAATCTACAGTCATATGGGTGGCAAACAGAAACCAACCACTAAATGATTCTAATGGGATTATCACAATATCTGAAGATGGCAATCTTGTGGTATTAAATGGACAAGAACAAGTTATTTGGACATCAAATGTTTCCAACATAGCATCCAATACAAGATCTGAGTTTTCAGACTTTGGTAACCTCGTCCTTTTGGAAAGTACAACAGGGAATGTCTTATGGCAGAGTATTCATCAGCCTTCAGATACATTACTGCCTTACATGAAACTTTCAACCAACAAAAAAACAGGTAAGAGTATAAAACTCAAATCATGGAAAAGCCCTACTGATCCATCCGTTGGCAACTTCTCTTGTAGTACTGTTGAACGCCTACATATAATTGAAGCGTTCATCTTGAATGGAACTCGACCATATTGGCGCAGCGGTCCCTGGAATGGCAGGGTCTTAACTGGAATACAAACAATGTCAGTTgcatatttttttggttttcaaggaggAGATGATGGTGAAGGGAATATTAATGTATATTATACAATATCAAATGATGAGAGTTTTTTGATCTATCGTCTGAGTTCACAAGGAAAATTAGAAGAAACGGTGTGGGatgatgaaaagaaagaaatgcAAGTTACATGGACAAACCGGGAATCCGAGTGTGATGTATACGGTATATGTGGGGCATTTGCAAGCTGTAATTCATTGAGTTCCCCAATATGTAGCTGTTTGAGAGGGTTTGAGCCTAGAAACatacaagaatggaataaacataaCTGGACTGGCGGGTGTGTTAGGAGGACACCTTTGCAGTGCGAAAGGGCCATCAATAAAACCACAAGTACAAAGGAAGACGTGTTTTTGAAATTGCAAAAGGTTAAAGTTCCGGATTTTGCAGAAGGCTTAGCTGTTCCACAAGAAATGTGCATAAGCTTATGCTTGAGTAATTGCTCTTGCACTGCGTACTCTTTCGCTGATGGGATTGGTTGTATGTCTTGGACCGGCAATCTACTTGACATACATCAACTCCAAGATGGAGGACTTGATCTATATGTTCGCGCAGCCTATGCAGAACTTG ATCAAAGAAAAAACAAGACAATCATCATTATAAGTACAGTGATAATTGGAACTTTCATAATTGTCATTTGTGCATATATCATGTGGAGAAGGCCATCAAACCAACCAG CTAAACTGTGGCTCTTAACTAAATCAGCAAGGAAAAAGAACAACAAATCTTTCCAACTATTTAATAAAGGTGGATCACCAGAAGGTTATGCTAGTGACCATGTAATTGGAGAAATGTCCCAAGTTAAACTTCAAGAGCTTGTaatgtttgattttgaaaagcTTGCATCTGCCACAGACAACTTCCACTTGTCCAACAAGCTTGGACAAGGTGGTTTTGGTCCAGTATACAAG GGGAAACTGCAAGATGGTCGGGAAATTGCAGTTAAAAGACTTTCTAGAGCATCTGGACAAGGGCTGGAGGAATTCATGAATGAAGtagttttgatttgtaagcttcaacaCCGGAATCTTGTAAGACTTGTTGGTTGCTGTATTGAAGGCGATGAAAAGATGTTGATGTATGAGTACATGCCAAACAAAAGTTTGGATGCATTCATCTTTG ATCCATCAAAAAATAATCTCCTGAATTGGAGCACACGGTATGGCATAATAGAAGGAATAGCTCGAGGATTGCTATATCTTCATAGAGATTCTAGACTAAGAATTATTCATAGAGATTTGAAGGCAAGTAATGTCTTGTTAGACGAGGAGCTGAATCCAAAAATATCTGACTTTGGTATGGCTAGAATCTTTGGAGGGGGAGTAGATCAGGCCAATACTAGCAGGATTGTCGGAACCTA TGGCTATATGTTTCCTGAATATGCAATGCAAGGATTGTTTTCAGAGAAATCAGATGTTTTTAGCTTTGGTGTTTTGTTACTAGAGATTCTTACGGGGAGAAGGAACTCTAGTTTTTGTGACAACGAGCGTTCATTGAGCCTTATAGGATTT GTTTGGATGCAATGGATGGAAAACAATATTTTATCGCTAATAGATCGAGAAATATATGATCCTAGTCATCACAGTTACATTTTAAGGTACATACATATAGCACTTTTGTGCGTACAAGAACTTGCTGTAGATAGGCCTACTATGGCTGCAGTAATTTATATGCTTAACAGTGAAGCTGCATTACTTCCTCCAAGTAAACCTGCATTTATCCTGATGGAGAATATGTTGAACTCAAAGCGGCCTGAAGAATGTCAAAGTGTTAGTTCGATCAATAATGCCAGTATTACAGAAATCCGTGGCAGATAG